In Cyanobacterium sp. T60_A2020_053, the following are encoded in one genomic region:
- a CDS encoding TonB family protein has translation MTYSVTCIEQRQQEADKTRKLITMGVIGSIAIHGVVLTALNSIEKPLTDLTEESKPIEFIIVKEPEIKKPEIKEPEIKPEVKPKPKQELTEVKPPQPQKVETSPSFAKTEIIPPAPSTPEIAPSTPEIAPSTPEIAPEVNPTVANNPREIRETIPQPTITPTPQPQITAQNPAPITPPQQILTSNTMARNNTPRAINPVENSNNSLRSNFTSPTRVENNHSSQPTNIARIAENSPVSSGRLSRPSGKTPNAISNSKTQGESISNLKNSLNRSSSNTNNAPSTVTGIPNNIAKTSQSVPQRPQPKPTPPPQSIKCISNCNPSYPAVLAGVEGKTTVKVNLDNSGNVAGVSVVNPHSNGEVNRQALLAAQKMRFSSPGVNNASVQVSINFTVAGSDFDRIAREKQKEKETQARLEQDKERQERQAQLEKERLERQRQLEKERQEREAQAKIEREKRAEELRQQQLEKERQERENQIPTPEPVLPSPEVNSSSLEN, from the coding sequence ATGACTTATTCAGTAACTTGTATTGAACAGCGTCAACAAGAAGCCGATAAAACTCGTAAACTTATTACTATGGGGGTAATTGGTTCAATCGCTATTCATGGAGTTGTTTTGACGGCTCTAAATTCCATAGAAAAACCTTTGACAGATTTGACAGAAGAAAGTAAACCCATTGAATTTATTATCGTTAAAGAGCCTGAAATTAAAAAACCTGAAATAAAAGAGCCTGAAATAAAGCCCGAAGTCAAACCTAAACCTAAGCAGGAATTAACAGAAGTAAAACCTCCTCAACCTCAGAAAGTGGAAACATCCCCTTCCTTTGCGAAAACCGAGATTATTCCCCCAGCGCCCTCCACCCCTGAAATAGCGCCCTCCACCCCTGAAATAGCGCCCTCCACCCCTGAAATAGCGCCGGAAGTAAACCCCACAGTGGCAAATAACCCCAGAGAAATTAGGGAGACAATACCACAACCAACTATCACACCGACACCGCAACCACAGATAACGGCGCAAAATCCAGCGCCCATCACCCCACCCCAACAAATTTTAACCAGTAATACTATGGCGAGAAATAATACTCCCCGTGCCATTAATCCAGTGGAAAATAGTAATAATTCCCTGCGCAGTAACTTTACCTCTCCCACAAGGGTAGAAAATAACCATAGTAGCCAACCGACAAATATTGCCCGTATCGCCGAAAATAGCCCCGTTTCCAGTGGCAGACTATCACGCCCTAGCGGTAAAACTCCCAATGCCATCAGTAACAGCAAGACTCAAGGAGAAAGCATCAGCAATTTAAAAAATAGCCTCAATCGTAGTAGTAGCAATACCAATAACGCACCCAGCACAGTGACAGGTATTCCTAATAATATCGCCAAAACCAGCCAATCAGTGCCACAGCGCCCTCAACCGAAACCGACACCTCCTCCACAAAGCATCAAATGTATTAGTAACTGCAATCCCTCTTATCCTGCCGTTTTAGCAGGGGTGGAAGGCAAAACCACCGTCAAAGTTAATCTTGATAATAGCGGTAATGTCGCCGGGGTAAGCGTAGTCAATCCTCACAGTAACGGCGAAGTGAATCGACAAGCCTTATTAGCGGCGCAAAAAATGCGTTTTTCCTCTCCGGGTGTCAATAATGCTTCTGTGCAAGTAAGTATTAATTTTACCGTTGCTGGTTCTGATTTTGATCGCATCGCTAGGGAAAAACAAAAAGAAAAGGAAACACAGGCTAGATTAGAACAAGATAAAGAGCGTCAAGAAAGACAAGCACAATTAGAAAAAGAAAGACTAGAAAGACAAAGACAATTAGAAAAAGAACGTCAAGAAAGGGAAGCTCAAGCTAAAATTGAGAGGGAAAAAAGGGCTGAAGAATTACGACAACAACAGCTAGAAAAAGAGCGTCAAGAAAGAGAAAATCAAATCCCTACACCAGAGCCAGTATTACCTTCACCTGAAGTAAATAGTTCTAGTTTAGAAAATTAA
- a CDS encoding MotA/TolQ/ExbB proton channel family protein, which translates to MSTIEILQAGGVVSIPLLLFSVITIALILERFWFWGRIKSRERVLVKEVLKIYRSDSVTAIHKLRKNIDLPMARIFLESLELESANAIEFRLALETATQAELPLLKRFNTFFQTVITIAPLLGLLGTILGLMESFSSLDLGNATGTNTAGVTGGISEALVSTVMGLVVAIVTLIFANVFRSFYLRQIALIQEYGGQLELLYRRFYERKEEEKTYANT; encoded by the coding sequence ATGTCAACTATTGAAATATTACAAGCGGGGGGAGTAGTATCAATACCTCTATTGCTTTTTTCTGTTATCACCATTGCCCTAATCCTCGAACGCTTTTGGTTTTGGGGAAGAATTAAGTCAAGAGAAAGAGTCTTAGTGAAAGAAGTCTTAAAAATTTATCGGTCTGATTCTGTCACAGCAATTCATAAATTGCGTAAGAATATCGATTTACCTATGGCTAGAATCTTCCTAGAATCCTTAGAATTAGAAAGTGCTAATGCTATTGAGTTTCGTTTAGCATTAGAAACAGCGACTCAGGCAGAGTTACCTTTATTAAAGAGATTTAATACTTTTTTTCAAACGGTGATTACCATAGCGCCCCTCTTGGGATTACTTGGTACAATTTTAGGGTTAATGGAATCTTTTTCGTCCCTTGATTTAGGCAATGCCACAGGCACAAACACGGCAGGAGTTACTGGGGGTATCAGTGAAGCCTTAGTTTCTACCGTTATGGGTTTAGTTGTTGCCATTGTCACATTAATATTTGCTAATGTATTTCGTTCTTTTTATTTACGCCAAATTGCCTTAATTCAGGAATATGGTGGACAATTAGAACTTTTGTATCGTCGTTTTTATGAAAGAAAAGAGGAAGAAAAAACCTATGCGAATACCTGA